One genomic segment of Hippoglossus hippoglossus isolate fHipHip1 chromosome 22, fHipHip1.pri, whole genome shotgun sequence includes these proteins:
- the plekhh1 gene encoding pleckstrin homology domain-containing family H member 1 isoform X1: MADVLGSGGSGAIGAASVDWQKRCIALEMQLLRFRLQAGKIRELLAEKMLELEQRVLESDQRAESAEKQIHVMEEKLKSANIQTSESENSLYRKYQELTSQVQQKDAAIKRLEMQLEKQIIVRAQEAKVIEEKAAKIKDWVTFKLREMEQENQQLKMSNLKQTEQIMLLQVKLQSLLEKPASSGSPATSPITDTHLVPSSPLFPPSCPGTPPALEDSWRQTGPRGPASNIKMSPTDVKRPLEQLSAGICLGDLAAHDALSQGRGREGPSSPVSINRPELPVSSEGPSGCSDRDNSSDELNSKFRSQCLHSSSSSSSSSSAYEMAHGPSSLESSLGITPKSPLLSRSPSTNNPFPNPPQPLVHLSGTSMTLPKVRTPLTPRDSIQLVKKHYSQPQPSLDRLHHLNVSIDIMTPSSTSSTLKSSGASTSPFSQVVEETDIDDGLPESMDGVVEGSGSEESCRDGVSFVGLAEELEILKPPTPPLHRFPSWESRIYAVAKSGMRVSEASPGARGPGRGSNLPQYPAAGPFTQLIYKNINVPVYTTLKGKATQISSVPLPDDDSGSEDDSSSLASLRTSILSPERKGSVPGSPRAVKRGVSMSSISSESDYAIPPDAYSLDSDYSEPEHKVQRTSSYSCESTGPEMLEKSGYLLKMGSQVKAWKRRWFILRNGEILYYKSPSDVIRKPQGQIELNSFCSIVRGEGAQTFQLITEKKTFYLTADSPNILEEWIRVLQNILKVQASSPVTVETTTKPTSRGWLTKVKHGHSKLVWCSLVGKFFYYYRNQEDKLPLGQLQMREASVQEVDRSCDSDEDYEAGSRGFLSSHCTLVVQPREQSPTYLLIGTKQEKDTWLYHLTVAAGSSANFKVGTEYEQLIGKLLDAEGDPESFLWRSEALSFCKEGLRSPLTTLPSEALQTEALKLFKSCQLFINVLVESPSVDYHTSLAQNTLQVCLTHPELQNEMFCQLIKQTNGRTPHNYSLTQCWQLLSLCVALFLPQQHFLWYLRQYLQRNADPRSEVGKYAVYCQRSVERTLQNGEREAKPSRMEIVSILLRNPYHHSLPFSIPVHFTNNTYQVVGFDGSTTVEEFLNTLNQRIVMRKPQLSGFALFTDDPSGKDLEHCLQPSAKICDVISKWEQALKELHPGKNEGTRIVRLTYKSRLCFRAQVKGETERERLLLAYQVNDEVQQGHFPVNKELALEVAALMAQVEHGDLERPAASSPSSSPQSKSQLILLQALERFYPKRYKQDCSSEQLRDLTERLATKWSLLRGCSASECVRIYLTVARKWPLFGAKLFSAKPVPPSPVEQSQVWLAVNEDGLCVLDYTMHTLVTYSYQCVITFGGCRDDFMVVVSQQREPGVGKKSVEKLLFGMVKPKILELTLLMASYINHWNPNLPSAAHQPLGHWDVDSRHFPAMNYTTKGPTLL, encoded by the exons ATGGCCGACGTGCTGGGCAGCGGCGGGTCCGGAGCCATTGGAGCGGCCAGCGTGGACTGGCAGAAGCGCTGCATCGCTCTGGAGATGCAGCTGCTGAGGTTCCGGCTTCAGGCGGGGAAGATCCGAGAGCTGCTGGCGGAGAAG atgctggagctggagcagagggtGCTGGAGTCCGACCAGCGAGCTGAGAGCGCTGAGAAACAG ATACATGTCATGGAGGAAAAGCTGAAGTCTGCGAACATACAAACCAGCGAATCAGAGAATTCGCTGTACAGAAAGTACCAAGAGCTGACCAGTCAGGTTCAGCAGAAAGATGCTGCGATAAAGAGATTAGAGATGCAGCTGGAAAAACAG ATCATAGTCAGGGCCCAGGAGGCAAAGGTGATTGAGGAAAAGGCTGCAAAGATTAAGGACTGGGTCACCTTCAAGCTCCGAGAG ATGGAGCAGGAGAACCAGCAGCTGAAAATGTCCAACTTGAAGCAGACAGAGCAGATAATGTTGCTGCAGGTCAAACTTCAAT ctctcttaGAGAAACCTGCGTCCTCAGGATCTCCGGCCACCTCCCCTATAACTGACACCCACCTGGTGCCCAGCAGCCCTCTGTTTCCTCCCAGCTGCCCTGGCACACCACCGGCCCTGGAGGACAGCTGGAGACAGACGGGTCCTCGTGGGCCCGCTTCTAATATCAAGATGTCGCCAACAG ATGTGAAACGGCCTCTCGAGCAGCTCAGTGCAGGGATTTGTCTCGGGGACCTTGCGGCCCATGATGCTCTCTCTCAGGGTCGGGGCAGGGAGGGGCCCAGCAGCCCTGTTTCCATCAATAGACCAGAGCTCCCAGTGTCCTCTGAGGGTCCGTCTGGATGCTCAGACAGAGACAACTCCTCTGACGAGCTCAACAGCAAGTTCCGCTCTCAGTGTCTTCActcgtcctcgtcctcttcGTCTTCATCCTCCGCTTACGAGATGGCCCACGGACCGAGCTCCCTGGAGTCGTCCCTCGGTATAACACCCAAAAGCCCACTTCTGTCGCGCTCCCCATCCACCAATAACCCCTTCCCCAATCCTCCCCAGCCTCTGGTCCACCTGTCAGGCACCAGCATGACGTTACCCAAAGTACGAACTCCGCTCACCCCCAGAGACAGCATCCAGCTGGTGAAGAAGCACTACAGCCAGCCGCAGCCCAGCCTGGACAGACTCCACCACCTCAACGTCAGCATCGACATCATGACcccgtcctccacctcctccactctgaaGAGCAGCGGCGCCAGCACCTCGCCCTTCTCTCAGGTGGTGGAAGAAACGGACATAGACGACGGGCTTCCTGAGAGCATGGACGGGGTGGTGGAGGGGTCGGGATCAGAGGAGTCTTGCCGGGATGGAGTCTCCTTCGTGGGGCTTGCAGAGGAGCTGGAAATTCTCAAGCCGCCAACACCTCCTTTACATCGCTTCCCTTCATGG GAGAGTCGTATCTATGCTGTGGCGAAGTCAGGAATGAGAGTTTCAGAGGCCAGTCCTGGAGCCAGGGGCCCCGGACGAG GGTCCAACTTACCCCAGTATCCAGCGGCAGGTCCGTTCACCCAGTTGATCTATAAGAATATTAATGTTCCAGTCTACACCACACTGAAAGGG AAAGCCACTCAGATCAGCAGTGTACCTCTACCGGATGACGACTCCGGGTCAGAGGACGACAGCAGCTCTCTGGCCAGTTTACGGACGTCCATTCTGAGCCCAGAGAGGAAGGGCAGCGTCCCCGGCAGCCCACGTGCCGTCAAGAGAG GCGTGTCCATGTCCTCCATAAGCTCAGAGAGCGACTACGCCATTCCCCCTGATGCCTACTCCCTGGACAGTGATTACTCAGAACCAGAACACAAAGTCCAGCGGACCTCGTCCTACTCCTGTGAAAGCACCGGGCCT gagaTGCTGGAGAAGTCTGGCTACCTGCTGAAGATGGGCAGTCAGGTGAAAGCCTGGAAGCGTCGCTGGTTCATCCTCAGGAATGGGGAGATCCTCTACTACAAATCTCCT AGTGACGTGATCAGGAAACCTCAGGGTCAGATCGAACTCAACTCATTCTGCAGTATAGTCCGTGGAGAAGGTGCACAGACATTTCAA TTGATTACGGAGAAGAAGACCTTCTATCTGACCGCGGACTCACCCAACATCCTGGAGGAGTGGATCAGGGTCCTGCAGAACATACTCAAGGTCCAGGCCAGCAGCCCAGTTACCGTGGAGACCACGACCAAGCCCACCTCGAGAGGTTGGCTCACAAAG GTCAAACACGGGCACTCGAAGCTGGTGTGGTGTTCTCTGGTTGGAAAATTCTTCTACTACTATCGCAACCAGGAGGACAAG TTGCCTCTGGGTCAGCTGCAGATGCGCGAGGCGTCGGTGCAGGAGGTGGATCGCTCCTGTGATTCAGACGAGGATTATGAAGCAGGTAGCCGgggtttcctctcctcccactgcaCCTTAGTGGTCCAGCCCAGAGAGCAGAGTCCCACGTATCTGCTGATCGGCACCAAGCAGGAGAAG GACACGTGGTTGTATCACTTGACTGTAGCTGCCGGCAGCAGTGCAAACTTCAAGGTGGGCACGGAGTACGAGCAGCTGATTGGTAAACTCCTCGATGCAGAGGGAGACCCAG AATCTTTCTTGTGGAGGAGCGAGGCCTTGAGCTTTTGTAAGGAGGGTCTGCGCTCGCCTCTCACCACCCTGCCCTCTGAAGCTCTGCAGACAGAAGCTCTCAAGCTTTTCAAG TCCTGTCAGCTCTTCATCAACGTGCTGGTTGAGTCTCCGTCTGTGGACTACCACACGTCGCTGGCCCAGAACACTCTGCAAGTGTGCCTGACCCACCCGGAGCTGCAGAACGAAATGTTCTGTCAGCTCATCAAGCAGACCAACGGCCGCACGCCACACAACTACTCCCTCACGCAG tgcTGGCAgctgttgtctctgtgtgtggctctgtTCCTCCCCCAACAACATTTCCTCTGGTACCTGAGACAGTACCTACAACGCAACGCTGACCCAAG GAGCGAGGTGGGGAAGTACGCAGTGTACTGCCAGAGGTCCGTGGAGCGAACCCTGCAGAACGGAGAGCGGGAGGCCAAACCTTCACGTATGGAGATCGTCTCCATCCTGCTGAGGAACCCCTACCACCATTCACTGCCGTTCAGCATCCCAGTGCACTTCACCAACAACACCTATCAG GTGGTGGGATTTGACGGCTCCACCACAGTTGAAGAGTTCCTCAACACACTGAACCAGAGGATCGTCATGAGGAAGCCGCAGCTGTCGGGGTTCGCCCTCTTCACGGATGATCCTTCTGGCAAAGACCTGGAGCACTGCCTGCAGCCGTCTGCCAAG atctgtgatgtcatttccaAGTGGGAACAGGCCCTGAAGGAGCTGCACCCTGGGAAAAACGAGGGGACTCGGATTGTTCGACTAACCTACAAGAGCAG GCTGTGTTTCAGAGCTCAGGTGAAAGGAGAGACGGAGCGAGAGCGCCTCCTGCTGGCGTATCAGGTGAACGACGAAGTTCAACAAGGCCACTTCCCTGTGAACAAAGAGCTGGCTCTGGAGGTGGCTGCCCTCATGGCTCAG GTGGAACATGGTGACCTGGAGCGCCccgctgcctcctctccctccagctctcctCAGTCTAAATCTCAGCTGATCCTCCTGCAGGCCTTAGAGCGCTTCTACCCCAAACGCTACAAACAGGACTGCAGCTCAGAGCAGCTCAG AGACCTGACTGAGCGTCTGGCCACTAAGTGGTCTCTGCTACGTGGGTGCAGTGCATCCGAGTGTGTGAGGATTTACCTGACTGTGGCCCGGAAGTGGCCCCTGTTCGGAGCCAAACTCTTCAGTGCCAAG CCTGTCCCCCCCTCTCCTGTGGAGCAGAGCCAGGTGTGGCTGGCAGTCAATGAGGATGGACTGTGTGTGCTGGACTACACAATG CACACGCTGGTCACTTACTCGTACCAGTGTGTGATCACCTTCGGGGGCTGCCGGGACGATTTCATGGTGGTCGTCAGCCAGCAGAGGGAGCCGGGGGTCGGCAAGAAGAGTGTGGAGAAGCTGCTCTTTGGGATGGTTAAACCGAAG ATTCTGGAGCTGACTCTGCTCATGGCCAGCTACATCAACCACTGGAACCCGAACCTCCCGTCTGCCGCGCACCAGCCGCTCGGCCACTGGGACGTGGACAGCAGGCACTTCCCCGCCATGAACTACACCACCAAGGGCCCCACGCTACTGTGA
- the plekhh1 gene encoding pleckstrin homology domain-containing family H member 1 isoform X2 produces the protein MADVLGSGGSGAIGAASVDWQKRCIALEMQLLRFRLQAGKIRELLAEKMLELEQRVLESDQRAESAEKQIHVMEEKLKSANIQTSESENSLYRKYQELTSQVQQKDAAIKRLEMQLEKQIIVRAQEAKVIEEKAAKIKDWVTFKLREMEQENQQLKMSNLKQTEQIMLLQVKLQSLLEKPASSGSPATSPITDTHLVPSSPLFPPSCPGTPPALEDSWRQTGPRGPASNIKMSPTDVKRPLEQLSAGICLGDLAAHDALSQGRGREGPSSPVSINRPELPVSSEGPSGCSDRDNSSDELNSKFRSQCLHSSSSSSSSSSAYEMAHGPSSLESSLGITPKSPLLSRSPSTNNPFPNPPQPLVHLSGTSMTLPKVRTPLTPRDSIQLVKKHYSQPQPSLDRLHHLNVSIDIMTPSSTSSTLKSSGASTSPFSQVVEETDIDDGLPESMDGVVEGSGSEESCRDGVSFVGLAEELEILKPPTPPLHRFPSWESRIYAVAKSGMRVSEASPGARGPGRGSNLPQYPAAGPFTQLIYKNINVPVYTTLKGKATQISSVPLPDDDSGSEDDSSSLASLRTSILSPERKGSVPGSPRAVKRGVSMSSISSESDYAIPPDAYSLDSDYSEPEHKVQRTSSYSCESTGPEMLEKSGYLLKMGSQVKAWKRRWFILRNGEILYYKSPSDVIRKPQGQIELNSFCSIVRGEGAQTFQLITEKKTFYLTADSPNILEEWIRVLQNILKVQASSPVTVETTTKPTSRGWLTKVKHGHSKLVWCSLVGKFFYYYRNQEDKLPLGQLQMREASVQEVDRSCDSDEDYEAGSRGFLSSHCTLVVQPREQSPTYLLIGTKQEKDTWLYHLTVAAGSSANFKVGTEYEQLIGKLLDAEGDPESFLWRSEALSFCKEGLRSPLTTLPSEALQTEALKLFKSCQLFINVLVESPSVDYHTSLAQNTLQVCLTHPELQNEMFCQLIKQTNGRTPHNYSLTQCWQLLSLCVALFLPQQHFLWYLRQYLQRNADPRSEVGKYAVYCQRSVERTLQNGEREAKPSRMEIVSILLRNPYHHSLPFSIPVHFTNNTYQVVGFDGSTTVEEFLNTLNQRIVMRKPQLSGFALFTDDPSGKDLEHCLQPSAKICDVISKWEQALKELHPGKNEGTRIVRLTYKSRLCFRAQVKGETERERLLLAYQVNDEVQQGHFPVNKELALEVAALMAQVEHGDLERPAASSPSSSPQSKSQLILLQALERFYPKRYKQDCSSEQLRDLTERLATKWSLLRGCSASECVRIYLTVARKWPLFGAKLFSAKPVPPSPVEQSQVWLAVNEDGLCVLDYTMHTLVTYSYQCVITFGGCRDDFMVVVSQQREPGVGKKSVEKLLFGMVKPKVRLYTQ, from the exons ATGGCCGACGTGCTGGGCAGCGGCGGGTCCGGAGCCATTGGAGCGGCCAGCGTGGACTGGCAGAAGCGCTGCATCGCTCTGGAGATGCAGCTGCTGAGGTTCCGGCTTCAGGCGGGGAAGATCCGAGAGCTGCTGGCGGAGAAG atgctggagctggagcagagggtGCTGGAGTCCGACCAGCGAGCTGAGAGCGCTGAGAAACAG ATACATGTCATGGAGGAAAAGCTGAAGTCTGCGAACATACAAACCAGCGAATCAGAGAATTCGCTGTACAGAAAGTACCAAGAGCTGACCAGTCAGGTTCAGCAGAAAGATGCTGCGATAAAGAGATTAGAGATGCAGCTGGAAAAACAG ATCATAGTCAGGGCCCAGGAGGCAAAGGTGATTGAGGAAAAGGCTGCAAAGATTAAGGACTGGGTCACCTTCAAGCTCCGAGAG ATGGAGCAGGAGAACCAGCAGCTGAAAATGTCCAACTTGAAGCAGACAGAGCAGATAATGTTGCTGCAGGTCAAACTTCAAT ctctcttaGAGAAACCTGCGTCCTCAGGATCTCCGGCCACCTCCCCTATAACTGACACCCACCTGGTGCCCAGCAGCCCTCTGTTTCCTCCCAGCTGCCCTGGCACACCACCGGCCCTGGAGGACAGCTGGAGACAGACGGGTCCTCGTGGGCCCGCTTCTAATATCAAGATGTCGCCAACAG ATGTGAAACGGCCTCTCGAGCAGCTCAGTGCAGGGATTTGTCTCGGGGACCTTGCGGCCCATGATGCTCTCTCTCAGGGTCGGGGCAGGGAGGGGCCCAGCAGCCCTGTTTCCATCAATAGACCAGAGCTCCCAGTGTCCTCTGAGGGTCCGTCTGGATGCTCAGACAGAGACAACTCCTCTGACGAGCTCAACAGCAAGTTCCGCTCTCAGTGTCTTCActcgtcctcgtcctcttcGTCTTCATCCTCCGCTTACGAGATGGCCCACGGACCGAGCTCCCTGGAGTCGTCCCTCGGTATAACACCCAAAAGCCCACTTCTGTCGCGCTCCCCATCCACCAATAACCCCTTCCCCAATCCTCCCCAGCCTCTGGTCCACCTGTCAGGCACCAGCATGACGTTACCCAAAGTACGAACTCCGCTCACCCCCAGAGACAGCATCCAGCTGGTGAAGAAGCACTACAGCCAGCCGCAGCCCAGCCTGGACAGACTCCACCACCTCAACGTCAGCATCGACATCATGACcccgtcctccacctcctccactctgaaGAGCAGCGGCGCCAGCACCTCGCCCTTCTCTCAGGTGGTGGAAGAAACGGACATAGACGACGGGCTTCCTGAGAGCATGGACGGGGTGGTGGAGGGGTCGGGATCAGAGGAGTCTTGCCGGGATGGAGTCTCCTTCGTGGGGCTTGCAGAGGAGCTGGAAATTCTCAAGCCGCCAACACCTCCTTTACATCGCTTCCCTTCATGG GAGAGTCGTATCTATGCTGTGGCGAAGTCAGGAATGAGAGTTTCAGAGGCCAGTCCTGGAGCCAGGGGCCCCGGACGAG GGTCCAACTTACCCCAGTATCCAGCGGCAGGTCCGTTCACCCAGTTGATCTATAAGAATATTAATGTTCCAGTCTACACCACACTGAAAGGG AAAGCCACTCAGATCAGCAGTGTACCTCTACCGGATGACGACTCCGGGTCAGAGGACGACAGCAGCTCTCTGGCCAGTTTACGGACGTCCATTCTGAGCCCAGAGAGGAAGGGCAGCGTCCCCGGCAGCCCACGTGCCGTCAAGAGAG GCGTGTCCATGTCCTCCATAAGCTCAGAGAGCGACTACGCCATTCCCCCTGATGCCTACTCCCTGGACAGTGATTACTCAGAACCAGAACACAAAGTCCAGCGGACCTCGTCCTACTCCTGTGAAAGCACCGGGCCT gagaTGCTGGAGAAGTCTGGCTACCTGCTGAAGATGGGCAGTCAGGTGAAAGCCTGGAAGCGTCGCTGGTTCATCCTCAGGAATGGGGAGATCCTCTACTACAAATCTCCT AGTGACGTGATCAGGAAACCTCAGGGTCAGATCGAACTCAACTCATTCTGCAGTATAGTCCGTGGAGAAGGTGCACAGACATTTCAA TTGATTACGGAGAAGAAGACCTTCTATCTGACCGCGGACTCACCCAACATCCTGGAGGAGTGGATCAGGGTCCTGCAGAACATACTCAAGGTCCAGGCCAGCAGCCCAGTTACCGTGGAGACCACGACCAAGCCCACCTCGAGAGGTTGGCTCACAAAG GTCAAACACGGGCACTCGAAGCTGGTGTGGTGTTCTCTGGTTGGAAAATTCTTCTACTACTATCGCAACCAGGAGGACAAG TTGCCTCTGGGTCAGCTGCAGATGCGCGAGGCGTCGGTGCAGGAGGTGGATCGCTCCTGTGATTCAGACGAGGATTATGAAGCAGGTAGCCGgggtttcctctcctcccactgcaCCTTAGTGGTCCAGCCCAGAGAGCAGAGTCCCACGTATCTGCTGATCGGCACCAAGCAGGAGAAG GACACGTGGTTGTATCACTTGACTGTAGCTGCCGGCAGCAGTGCAAACTTCAAGGTGGGCACGGAGTACGAGCAGCTGATTGGTAAACTCCTCGATGCAGAGGGAGACCCAG AATCTTTCTTGTGGAGGAGCGAGGCCTTGAGCTTTTGTAAGGAGGGTCTGCGCTCGCCTCTCACCACCCTGCCCTCTGAAGCTCTGCAGACAGAAGCTCTCAAGCTTTTCAAG TCCTGTCAGCTCTTCATCAACGTGCTGGTTGAGTCTCCGTCTGTGGACTACCACACGTCGCTGGCCCAGAACACTCTGCAAGTGTGCCTGACCCACCCGGAGCTGCAGAACGAAATGTTCTGTCAGCTCATCAAGCAGACCAACGGCCGCACGCCACACAACTACTCCCTCACGCAG tgcTGGCAgctgttgtctctgtgtgtggctctgtTCCTCCCCCAACAACATTTCCTCTGGTACCTGAGACAGTACCTACAACGCAACGCTGACCCAAG GAGCGAGGTGGGGAAGTACGCAGTGTACTGCCAGAGGTCCGTGGAGCGAACCCTGCAGAACGGAGAGCGGGAGGCCAAACCTTCACGTATGGAGATCGTCTCCATCCTGCTGAGGAACCCCTACCACCATTCACTGCCGTTCAGCATCCCAGTGCACTTCACCAACAACACCTATCAG GTGGTGGGATTTGACGGCTCCACCACAGTTGAAGAGTTCCTCAACACACTGAACCAGAGGATCGTCATGAGGAAGCCGCAGCTGTCGGGGTTCGCCCTCTTCACGGATGATCCTTCTGGCAAAGACCTGGAGCACTGCCTGCAGCCGTCTGCCAAG atctgtgatgtcatttccaAGTGGGAACAGGCCCTGAAGGAGCTGCACCCTGGGAAAAACGAGGGGACTCGGATTGTTCGACTAACCTACAAGAGCAG GCTGTGTTTCAGAGCTCAGGTGAAAGGAGAGACGGAGCGAGAGCGCCTCCTGCTGGCGTATCAGGTGAACGACGAAGTTCAACAAGGCCACTTCCCTGTGAACAAAGAGCTGGCTCTGGAGGTGGCTGCCCTCATGGCTCAG GTGGAACATGGTGACCTGGAGCGCCccgctgcctcctctccctccagctctcctCAGTCTAAATCTCAGCTGATCCTCCTGCAGGCCTTAGAGCGCTTCTACCCCAAACGCTACAAACAGGACTGCAGCTCAGAGCAGCTCAG AGACCTGACTGAGCGTCTGGCCACTAAGTGGTCTCTGCTACGTGGGTGCAGTGCATCCGAGTGTGTGAGGATTTACCTGACTGTGGCCCGGAAGTGGCCCCTGTTCGGAGCCAAACTCTTCAGTGCCAAG CCTGTCCCCCCCTCTCCTGTGGAGCAGAGCCAGGTGTGGCTGGCAGTCAATGAGGATGGACTGTGTGTGCTGGACTACACAATG CACACGCTGGTCACTTACTCGTACCAGTGTGTGATCACCTTCGGGGGCTGCCGGGACGATTTCATGGTGGTCGTCAGCCAGCAGAGGGAGCCGGGGGTCGGCAAGAAGAGTGTGGAGAAGCTGCTCTTTGGGATGGTTAAACCGAAGGTAAGACTC TATACCCAATAA